From the Phaenicophaeus curvirostris isolate KB17595 unplaced genomic scaffold, BPBGC_Pcur_1.0 scaffold_277, whole genome shotgun sequence genome, the window GAGAGGTCATGATGGGTCATGGCTAGGTCACAGGAGGTCATCATAGGTCATGATGGGTCACGGTTGGTCACTAGGGGTCATGATAAGTCACGATAGGTCACCATGGATCCAACACTGAGCAATGGGTCACAGTGGGTCATGAAAGGCCATAATGGGTCACAATAGGGCGTGATAGGTCATCACGGGTCACCAAAGGTCACGATGGGTCACGATAGGTCATGCTGGGTCACGATAGGTCCTGCCACGTCACGCAATAGGCCCCCCCCATGCCCTGGCTCACCTCCTTGTTAACGAAGCAGTAGAGGATGCTGACAACGAGGCCCTGGGGGAGGGCGGGAGGGGCCCCCCAGAATGAGGGGGGGCAGATATGGGGGCTACCCCCCGCAACATCCAGTcacctccccccagccccccagcgaCCCCCATTGATCCCCACTGATCCCCACACTGATCCCAATGTCCCCCCCAACTGATCCCATCGACCCCTATTGACCCTATTGCCCCCATTGATCCCCATTgatccccattgccccccattGACCCCCACACTGATCCCAATGTCCCCCCCACTGATCCCATTGACCCCTATTGCCCCCATTGATCCCCATTGCCCCCATTAatccccattgacccccattgATCCCCATTGtcccccattgcccctcattaATCCCCATTGATCCCCACTGACCCCATTGCCCCCATTGATCCCCTTTGATCCCCATTGACCCCCTTTAATCCCCATTgatccccattgacccccattgacccccaCACTGATCTCAATGTCCCCCCCACTGATCCCATTGACCCCTATTGCCCCCATTGATCCCCATTGATCCCCATTGATCCTCATTgcccccattgcccctcattgACCCCCATTGACCTCCATTGACCCCATTGCCCTCCATTAATCCCCATTGATCCCCATTGCCCCCATTAATACCCATTGATCCCCATTGACCCTCATTGATCCCCATTGCCCCCACTGATCCCCATTgttccccattgccccccattgatccccattgatccccattgccccccattgccccccattgatccccattgatccccattgccccccttTGATACCCATTGTCCCCCATTGCCCCCATTGATCCCCATTGCCCCCATTGATCCCCATTGACCCCGTTTAATCCCCATTGATCCCCATTGATCCCCATTGATCCCCAATGATTCCCATTGACCCCCACTgacccccattgacccccactgacccccactgaccccccagccccctctttcccccccacctggcaggaggagagcaggagctgcaggcagagccgGGCAAGCCTCAGGCCGCCCCCCCCGTGCCCCTCGCCCAGCACCGCGAAGGCCACTTCGTGCACCCCCAGCAGCGGGATCAGCGTCAGCGTCGACCTGGCcagcctggggggggggacacacaccccaacagggacccccttagggatggggacacaggggacccccccccaaggACAAGGACCTCCTTGGGGACACCCCctaagggatggggacaccctCAGAGAGACACCAacagggacccccttagggatgggggcactggggacccTCAGGGATCCCCTTGGGGACACCCCTTAAGAGGTGGGGACACCCCCATAGGGACAccaacagggacccccccaaggACAGGGACCCCCCTTGGGGACACCCCCACTTGGAGATGGGGACCACCAacagggacccccttaggggtggggacactggggtccCTCAGGGATCCCCTTGGGGACAACCCctaagggatggggacacctccACATGGCGATGGGGACCCCAacagggacccccttagggatggggacacaggggacccccccccccaagacaAGGACCCCCTTGGGGACACCCTCTAAGGGTCCCCACCtgaccctggtgtccccatgtccccacctGACCCTGATGTCCCctgatgtccccgtgtccctgtctGACCCTGGTGTCCCCACGTCTCCACCTGACCTTGGTGTCCCCACCTGTCCTTGGTGTCCCCTGATATCCCCACCTGACCCTGGtgtcccctgatgtccccatgtccccccctgaccctgatgtccccacgtccccacctGACCTTGGTGTCCCCTGATATCCCCACCTCActctggtgtccccatgtccccacctgaccctggtgtcccctgatgtccccatgtccccacctGACCCTGGTGTCCCCTTGGGCCACCTGATGCGCTCGGACTTTGGCCACCAAGATGTGGATGATCCTCACAAACACCACAAAGTTGACCTGGAGGGGACGGGGACAATCTTGGTGTCACCTCCTGCTGTGGGGACACCGGTGGTGCCACCGCCACCCCCCTTGTCACCGTGTCACCCACCCCCACGGCCACCAGGATGGGACAGCGGATGATCCACCACACGGCCGCCTTCTCGTTCCTCTCCCAGCAcctgcaggagggaggggaCATCGCTGGGTCCTTGGGGACATCGCCGGGGTCACCTCTTGGGGACATCGGTGTCCCCTGAGCGTGACAACACGGGGAGGGAACGTCCTCCAGCCTCACCCCTCGTTCTCGTAGAGGATCCTGGCCACCACCCATGGTCCCACGAAGAGCACGGGGGCTCCTGGAGGGACGGGGAGAAggttggggacagggaggggacaccaAGGGACAGGTGGGGACACGGGAAGGACCTCACCCCagccgaggaggaggaaggcgggGAGGCAGCGCTCTCCGGAGAAGGTCACCAGCACCAGGAGCTTGTGGAGGAAGAGGCCCTCGGCCAGGAGCCACCCGTAGTTGGCCCCCACGCAGTATTGGGTGAGAACCTGGGCCAGGCGGCACCCGGCCACCGCCTGGGGACACCGGGACATGTTAGAGGGGTGGCACGAAGCCACCAGGGTTGTGGTGACACCACCGTGGTCTCACCAGCATCATGGTCTCACCAGCAACGTGGTGCCACCAGCACCATGATCTCACCAGCATCAAGGTGGCACCAGCATCATGATGGGACCAGCATGAAGGTGCCACCAGCACCAGGGTCTCACTAGCACCATGATGGGACCAACATCAAGGTTAAGACCAGAGTCATGGTCTCACCAGCACCATGGTGGGACCAGCATCGAAGTGTCCCCAGGATCCTGGTGCCACCCGCATCATCTTTGAGCAGGATCATGGTGCCGCCAGCGTCATGGTCTCACCAGCAACGTGGTGGCACCAGCACCATGATGAGACCAGAatcctggtgtcaccagcaTCATCTTTGAGCAGGATCATGGTGCCACCAGCACCATGGTCTCACCAGCATCAAGGTGGCACCAGCACCATGATGGGACCAGCATGAAGGTGCCACCGGCACCACGGTCTCACTAGCATCATGATGGGACCAACATCAAGGTTAAGACCAGTGTCATGGTCTCACCAGCATCAAAGTGGCATCAGTGTCATGGTGGGACCAGCCTTGAAGTGTCCCCAGGATCCTGGTGCCACCAGCATCATCTTTGACCACTATCACGGTGCCACCAGCATCTTGGTCTCACCAGCAACGTGGTGGCACCAGCACCATGGTCTCACCAGCATCGTGGTGGCATCAGTGTCATGGTGGGACCAACATTGAAGTGTCCCCAGAATCCTGGTGTTACCAGCATCATCTTTGAGCAGGATCATGGTGTCACCAGCATCATGGTGACAGCAGCCTGGTGGTGGCACCAGCACCATGATGGGACCAGCATTGAAATGTCCCCAGGATCCTGGTGCCACCAGCATCATCTTTGAGCAGGATCATGGTGCCACCAGCATCATGATGAGACCAGCATCAAGGTGGCACCAGCACCATGATGGGACCAGCATCAAGGTGCCACCAGCATCATGGTCTCACCAGCATCATGGTGGGACCAGCACTGAAGTGTCCCCAGGatcctggtgtcaccagcaTCATCTTTGACCAGGATCGTGGTGCCACCAGCATCATGATCTCACCAGCACCAAGGTGGCACCAGCACCATGATGGGACCAGCATGAAGGTGGAACCAGCATCATGGTCTCACCAGCACCATGGTGGCACCAGCATCATGGTGGGACCAGCCTTGATGTGTCCCCAGAATCCTGGTGCCACCAGCATCATCTTTGACCACAATCGTGGTGCCACCAGCACCATGGTGACAGCAATTTGATGGTGGCACCAGCTTCGTGATGAGACCAGCACCGTGGTGGCACCAGCACCATTATGGGACCAGAATAAATGTTAGGACCAGTGTCTTGGTGGCAACCAACATCGTGGTGGGACCAGCACTGAAGTGTCCCCAAGATCCTGGCGTTACCAGCATCATCTTTGACCAGGATCGTGGTGGCACCAGCATCATGATGGTACCAGCATGAAGGTGGAGCCAGCATCATGGTCTCACGAGCACCGTGGTGGCACCAGCACCATGATGGGACCAGCACTGAAGTGTCCCCAGGatcctggtgtcaccagcaTCATCTTTGACCACGATCGTGGTGCCACCAGCATCATGATTGGGACCAGAATCAACGTTAGAAGCAGTGTCTTGGTGGCAACCAACATCATGGTGGCAACCAACATCGTGGTGGCAGCAGCATTGTGGTGGCACCAGCATCGTGGTGAGACCAGTACTGAAGTGTCCCCAGGATCCTGGTGGCATCAGCATCATCTTTGACCAGGATCGTGGTGTCACCAGCATCATAGTGGCACCAGCATCAACGTTAGGACCGGAGTCATGGTGGCGACCAACATCACGATGGCTCCAAATCATGTTGGGGCCAGAATCCTGGTGCCACCTGCATCGAGATGGACCTTTGGGTTCTCCACCCCTGCCCATGGTGTCCCCGTCGTGCTGTGTCCCCACCTGGtgtcccaggagctgcagggggtggccggggccggggcgcaGGCGTCGCTGCAGCAGCGCGTCCCGCGTCAGGATGGCTCCTGCCCGCAGCACGAACGAGAAGAAGAGGTTGGCGTGGATGAAGTTGCGGGTGCAGCGAAGGCGCCTGGAGGGACCAAAGTGTCACCTATGGGTTCTCCGATGTCACCTATGGGTGCTCTAGTGTCACACACAGGTTCTCCAGTGTCACACCAAGGTGTCCAGTGTCACACATGGCTCCTCCGGTATCACCCATGGGCTCTCCAGTGTCACCTATGGGTGCTCTGGTGTCACCCACGGGTTCTCCAGTGTCACACCGAGGTGTCCAGTGTCACCCATGGCTCCTCTGGTGTCACCCACGGGTTCTCCAGTGTGACCCATGTGTTCTCCAGTGTCACCTATGGGTGCTCTGGTGTCACCCACGGGTTCTCTGGTGTCACCCACGGGTTCTCCGTTGTCACCCATGGGTTCTCCAGTGTCACCTATGGGTGTTCTGGTGTCACCTATGGTTTCTCCAGTGCCACCCGCGGGTTCTCCAGTGTCACCCATGGGTTCTCCAGTGTCACTCTGAGGTGTCCGGTGTCACCCACAGGTTATCTGGTGTCACCTATGGTTGCTCTGGTGTCACCCACGGGTTCTCCAGCGTCACCTATGGGTGCTCTGGTGTCACCTATGGGTTCTCCAGTGTCACCTACAGGTTCTCCAATGTTACCCGTGGGTTCTCCAGTGTCACCTGTGGGTTCTCCAGTGTCATCTATGGGTTCTCCAGTGTCACCCACAAGTTCTCCAGCGTCACCCAAGGGACCCCAACGTCACCCATGACATCCCAACATCATCCAGAAGGGTCTCCAGTGTCATCCATGGGAGATCAACGTCACCTGGTGGCTTCCAGTGTCACCCAGAGGTGTCCCAGTGTCACCCACTgatgtcccagtgtccccctcacgtcccagtgtccccatggtgtcacCTGAAGCGCAGAATCACCACCAGGGCCAGGACGAGGGCGGCCAGTGACACCGAGTAGCCCACAGTGTAGAGGAGCCGGAACTGCTCCAGGAGCCACGCgtgacgctggggggacacgggacaTCGTGGGGACgccggggttggggggcaccCGGCACGGAGCAAGCCGGACACGGCACAACATGGGGTGAGATGGCGTGGGATGAAGCCACACGGTGAGACATGGTGTCACCTGGCCTGGCCGGGAGAACCATCTCCTGCATGGAAACCTGGTTGGGTGgccaaggccaaagaggggtgggaaatggagtcAACTCCAGCTGGAGGTTGGTCACcaagggtgtccccagggctcggtggtggctccagccctgctcaatgtctttatcaatgacctggatgaaggcatcaagtgcgcCCTGAGTgagtttggagatgacactgagctgggtggaagcgtggaggTGCTGAggttctccaaagggatctgaacagctTGGATCCATGGgttgagaccaacgggatgggGTTCATCAAACAAcaggtcctgctcttggggcacaacagccccGGGCAGCTCCAGCTGAGgagaagagcggctggaaagggccctggaggagaaggacctgggggggtcggtgggacacgagccagcaggggcccagggggccaagaaggccaagggcatcttggcttggagcagcccccagggaggttcttctccctcggcctctggggagacccgacctcgaatcctgggggcagctctgggccccGAGGAGAACCTGGAGGGCCTGGAGCCTCCGGAGAAGAgcccggagctggggaaggggctggagaagaagaggagcggctgagggagctggagaagaggaggccgaggggagagctcgttgctctctccaactccctgagaggaggttgtggagagaggttgtggagagaagagcccagctcttctcccaagggccaggggacaggacgagggggaacggcctccagctccaccaggggagcctcaggatggacattatggaaaattcttcatggaaaaggtcactgggccctggaacagggagggggttgagtccccaaccctggagggtttaagggacgggtggacgaggtgctgagggacacgggtcagtggctgatggggacggttggactcgatgatccggtgggtctcttccaacctggtgattctatgattttgtgaatCTATGACTCTGTAATTCCATGATCCTACacttccatgattctctgattccatgATGCAatggttctatgactctatgatgcGGTGACTCTACGAGGCGACGCGGCACAGACGCAGCACGACACAGCAGAGCTCGACGGCGCGTGGCACGGCACGATGAGGGGTACCGCACGTGGCAGCCCCCCCAGCACGGCACGGGGCACGGCACGGGGCACGGCACAGCACGAGGCAGCCCCGCGCGGCAGCTCCCAGCACGGTGCCCCACGGCGCCCCACGGTGCCACCACCCCATGGCCCGGCAAGCTAGGGCACAGAACCCCATGGCACCTCACGGTAACCATGGCAACCCATGGCACCCCATAGTagcccatagcaacccatagcaacccataacaccccatagcaccccatagcaccctatggtgcccatagcaccccatagcaccTTATGGTACCCCATAGCACCTCATAGCACCCCAAATCatcccatagcaacccatagcaccccataacaccccatagcaccccacagcaccccacagcaccccatggcaccccaTAGCACTCTatagcaccccatagcacctcaaagcaccccatagcaccccaccCCATAGAAACCCATAGCACCTCATAGCACCCCATGGCAtccatagcaccccatagcaccTCATAGCACCCCAAATCATCCCATAGCAACCCACAGCACCCCATAacaccccatagcaccccacagcaccccatggcaccccaTAGCACTGTGTAGCAGCCCCTAGCACCCCATAGCACCTCAAAGCACCCTATAGCACCCCACCCCATAGAACCCCATAGAAATCCGTAGCACCCCAAAGAACCTCATAGCACCCCATGGCAtccatagcaccccatagcacATCATGGTAACCATGGCaacccatagcaccccatagcaccTCATGGCACCCCATAGCATCTCATGGCACCCCATAGTAACCCATGCCAACCCATggcaccccatagc encodes:
- the GIPR gene encoding gastric inhibitory polypeptide receptor, which produces MEEGGSGELGDTGGTGGDCHHLPPAPPPGATVVTMGHQAGSPQLLRRVPRGAEEERSAQATLAAWLEYRRVCELRLRLDPPAPGPVCNRTFDMYACWGDAAPNSTVTVPCPWYLPWHHRVQGGVVTRRCGPDGRWVTDESGRAWRDHTQCQDLAEDTPLQRHAWLLEQFRLLYTVGYSVSLAALVLALVVILRFRRLRCTRNFIHANLFFSFVLRAGAILTRDALLQRRLRPGPGHPLQLLGHQAVAGCRLAQVLTQYCVGANYGWLLAEGLFLHKLLVLVTFSGERCLPAFLLLGWGAPVLFVGPWVVARILYENEGCWERNEKAAVWWIIRCPILVAVGVNFVVFVRIIHILVAKVRAHQVAQGDTRVRLARSTLTLIPLLGVHEVAFAVLGEGHGGGGLRLARLCLQLLLSSCQGLVVSILYCFVNKEVQAELRRCWQRSRLAAPPPRLCPPRPPRAPRNQPGPDPPIAESCC